Within Antennarius striatus isolate MH-2024 chromosome 22, ASM4005453v1, whole genome shotgun sequence, the genomic segment cttatcttatcttatcttatcttatcttatcttatcttatcttatcttatcttatcttactgTGTCGAGCTGAAACCCTGACAACAACTATCTATAGGGATTATGAATGTGTAATCCTGCAGGAAAAAATGCTTCTAACCTATGAATTGAACAAATGTATTCACTAACACATATAAAACCATTGAAGAATAAAGAGAAAATCACAAATCATTAGAGGAGTTAAGACATGTTGAGTAAAAGATGTTGTGTCATGCAAGCAGAATTCAGGTGTGAGGATGTTGCTGCTATCAGGTAAACAAAGACAGTGTGGCCGGGTTATATGAGGGTTTCATCCCAACTACTTCCAAACCCAAGAGGAATTAATTTGACAGAAGACTTCAACTCTTTTCTGATTTTCCATCTGCTGATCCACTACCAAAAAGATTCTAAACCAGAGCCTCTCCCTAGGAAGCACTTAATTCATGTAAATGATTTAtaatgatgtaataaaatacTGTTTATCACACATAGCCAGTTGTCCATGACTATAAAGGggatttttctgtgtgttcattATCAAGTTCTAATAGGGTATTTTTAGTCTGATCAGCTTAAAAATATGTCCAGAAGGGCTCCACCCTAACCCTCAAAATATACCTGGTCAGTAAGAAGAGCCAGGATTCGTAAGAGGCGGGATTCGGGAAGTGTGAGGTTTTAAAAAGCACTTTATAAAAAAACTCAAACTAAAGGTGGAGAATGAACATTCAGATATTATTTCATTGAACCagcggtgcagtgggtagcgctgccgTCTCACAGCATTCCACCTGAGGCATTTATGTGTGTTCTCCCCCATGTGTGCGTGTCTTCTGTTCCGGTTCCGGGCTTCTTGCCACCaacaaaataatttctaaaACACCATAAATTTCTCCCCAGATGTCAAAGTCAAGTGATTCTCCTCCTCATTAGAAATTATTATCACCTCCTAAGATATTTTAATGCATCACACTATCTCTAGTTATCAGACTGACATTGACTGTATTGCTATAATTATCTCTATGAAAAGTTAGATGTTACTTCTTAAGTCATGCATGTGAATAGATCATTATGAATGAACTGAAATGCtcctgcagacacagggagaataaGCATCAcataatttaaacaattcagaaaaCAAGGGTTTAACACGATGGTGAAATAATTTAAGCAGTTATCAATGTGTAGTGAATGCACCGTCTCTGAACCACCATTCATAACCAGTGAGCTCTGTGATGGGTCTAGTCCAGGAGTCCTGCTTCAAATTCCATCAACGCTGGTTCAATACACACGTGTAGAAAACTGACTGCAGTCACATATCCCTGATGACTTCAACAGAAATAACTATTCGTGGCAGTACAAAGCACTTTATATTCTGGCTGAGATGCAAAGCAAGTGTGTTTCCTCTAGTAATGTCTTGGCTGACAGCACTCAGCTATAAACACTACTTCAGAGAAATCATCCATTATGGATGTTTCAAGGATATATTTGCATGATTCTGTTTGGATAAACACTCTGGAATGGCCCTAAAAATGATGTCTCAGGGTGAAATACCTCAGCTGGAGGTGCTGGAGGCGCTTTAAACACCAGAAAGTTCAGAGGTCCATGGTAATGCAGACAAAATATAAATTAGCGCCCCTCTTTCATGGGTTGATATTTCCTTTTGCTACCCGTAGAGAATTAAACAAACATGCTGACATTATCTTTTACGTCTCTGTTCATGCACTGACAGGTTCTTTAGCGTCTTTAGTCTCTGAGACCAGTTGTTAAACCAGCAGGTGCAGCTGTTGGAGATATAAtactatgacacacacacacacacacacacacacacacacacaaaacatcagATGTCTGCATGAGAGCAGAGATACTGATCTCTGTACTTTCTGAACTACATTTTCTCATCAGCTATATCCAATCATTAAAAAGTGCCTTCTTTGCATGCTGTtatgtgttcttctttttgaATAGCTGAAATTTACTATTAGTTTCTAAAAGAGTATGACATAAGGTAACTTGTCAGTGATATCAGGTCCTGGCACACTGTACAAATATGAGAGTTGTAGAATATCGATAATTTATTAGCATTTTCTACAAAAACTCAAACAACAACTTGAGATACAATATCTGCTCACTTTTTCCACTATGACAGTAAAATGCACATGTTTGTCACTGACAATTCTGGCTATTTCAAATATTAttggaaaaacatttcatgttatACTATTAGATGTTATATTATTCAAGAGCAGAAAACATTCATatcattagttgttttttttaaaatgttctttagcTTTTTGTACAAATGAGaatattttatgtgttgtaAACATCAGTTTCTATTTTCCAACATCCTCTGCAGGAAtcgttttattttcttgtgtataAGGATACATTTTTCTTAAACATGCCTTTGAGAAACAGGCTCTAGTCACTAAACAGGAGCAGACTAGGATGAAAACACTCAGTGCCGAGGGAAGAAACAAACTTGATTCGAGGTCACTTAGTGATGTGTGACATGAATATTGAATTAagttctctccctctctctccacacacacacacacacacacacacacacacacacacacacacacacacacacacacacacacacacacacacacacacacacacacacacacacacacacacacacacacacacactcttagtTTCCAAAGAAGGGGCTGATCACCGTGCCCCCAAATCACACTGCTTCAGTTTTCATTTACTTTCCATCCATGCAAGCACACGAACTGAGAGGGATTGCTGCAGGGTGCCATAGCAACCAGTGGGGCTATTCTCCTTCACTTGGCTGAGAGGGGAAAGAGACAAGGAGAGAGTTGATCAACAACACACATTTCGGATCTGCCTGTCACTGTCAGCTATGCatacacatacaaaaataattagaaGTTAAATGCCAACATCTGCATATGCAAGTTTGGGAAGTGTGTGAATGCTGATGTAACTATTTGTGAGATGTGggaattatttttacataagGACAAGACATCttaatgcacaaaaaaattcatttttaccATCTACAGGTTCATTTTCAGAGTtaaatcatgattttttttaaatatggaaGTTATCTATATTGAAAACCAAATTTCCAGCTGCTTTGCTGTGAGATAAAGcatctgttgttttctttctttgttgtcaGTTGGTTTTTAGTtagtttgtgattgttttttgtaGCTGTAAtaattgtcattttttaatcaatattgaCTTTTGAATATCTAGTGtgaactaaacaaaaaaaataagaagaaaacagTCGCATTTCGTTCAAGACAACAGTACATTTTTACCAGTGTCTCAAGTAAAGGCAAAGCCTTACTAGTATTTCACTTTGAGCTTGAATTGCGCCACCAAATGGTAGATGTAGGTCACTGCGGTTTGACGTCATCACCAAGCGACAAGGAAGTGACGGAATTCCCGTCCTTCAACCTCAGGAGCTCCAGCTCATGAACACAGGAGGGTTGTGTATGTGAtcacacacaataataataagttaTTATTGGAGGTTATGTAGTGTTAAAACCCGCTGCAGCCGCCTGGAGACGTTAAAACTTTTTTGGAGGTTCCAGCGTTGCGTTTGGTGAGTGTTTATACCGCtaacagctaatgctaacacattaGCACTGACTGACAcgagtaataataataataatagatataATGTAAATAGTTTAAAGTCACTTATTTGAATGATCATGATACATAAAGCATATATTACATTTTCTGAGGCTCATGTGAGAATGTAGAATCACAGCATGAAGGATTTAACATGAAGACAAGCAATAAAAACATGGCATGCTAAAAGAAATGTTATTAATGTTATAATGTAAtgccatttatttttctccGTTCTTGGACACTGAGCAATACAGAATGATTATAGTGAGAAACGTGTTTCTGGGGCAggttttatatatactgtagttatatatacatacattaataattatttttttacatttttaatttaattaattaattttatatgtactgtagttatatatacatacattaatATATgtatacaattttaaaaaaaatacactgaatttatccccgcagggaaatttagatacaaagtgtttttttcttcatttttcttttcttcaatgcCTGTCACATTGCAGACTATAACTTACTTGGTATTTAAATCTCGCTTTCTGTGGTGCAGCAGTGATGTCAGCTCCAAGCTCTGCAGAAAGGAAGGCCTGCTGGGACACCAGAGACCAGCTGTGGAAATGTCTGGATGACAATCACGACAATGCTGAATCCTGCGAAAAGTTTCAGAAAAAGTTTGAGGCAGCTTGTCCAGCGCAGTGGGTAATATCTCCTCTCTCAGTATAGGGCACCATATCAGAAAGACTGAAGTGAGAGCAATGTGATAAAATCTTAATCATTTTGAACTTAACTTTTCAGGTGAAATATTTCGCAAAGAGGAGAGATTTCCTGAAATACCAagagaggatgcagaaagaAGGCTTCACGATTGCTGATGGCCCCAAGCAGCCGACTTAACCACCAGACAGGAAATTAGAATTTGTAGAATTGATGACTTTTTAGAAGTGCAGAATACATGACAGGTTTTTCCCCACTGAATGCTACGCAGAGAATGTGAAcgtaaattatttttcatgtaagaggaataaagaaagatgtataTCAGCTAAAAGACATGTATATTTGAGCTGCTCCTCAGAAATAAGGGTTTATTATGTCATCAAGCTCAGCTGATCTGAGCTGGTCTCtgatgaggaaaataaaatgatgtgaggGAAATAAATCTCCAAAAGTgtttgcaacaaaaaaaacccacacacctGGCCGGGAACACAAAAGTgactacaaaaaacaaatgttcagtCTCACCAGAGAGGGAGAGGTCATCCAGAGAGGTGCCTGCGTCCTGGTAGTACCCGATAATCCAACCGGCAGCTGTGCCGTCTTGACCGATTCCCCAGACGTGAgttttttacagattttcaCGCTGTGAGGAATGTTTTCTGTAGTCCAATAAATTTATTCGTAGCTGCAGGTTTCTCTCCTGGTGATGCCTGGTTTATTCATCTCTCACCTGTGAATATCTATTAGTAAAGTTTTTGGTCCACACCTCCCTGACAGGTGCGTCTGAACACCTGGTCATTAATCCAACCATCATTACTAATTTCAGTGGAAAAATTACCGCTGTTCGAAATACATACATGTTGCACAAATTCTACATTCCTTTAGTATGCATTCATTCAACCCATAAAAAACCCTATGACATATACTTCATTAATGTGACGGTGTCACACAATTACTCTGGTGATAAAGTCTTACAATTGGGAAAACTGggaattaaatatttctgaatTGACAAAAGAGATGTGCAAAGTCATCCTGTTGCTTAAGATGTGAATACATCGAAATAAAATATAGATTGTTTTATGATAAACACATACTTTGAGAGGAACTGGCCACTAAAATCTTTTCAAGAGAACTGCAAACCTTCAAGgccttgttttctgtttgcatcCACACTGTCAAAGGGAATGCTGAAGTAATGTAAGCTGGCTGTTGAATGCTATAGCAACTGAGATAGATAGTGGTTCTGTAGGTTTTACATTTGTGAGGCTGTTGTTTATGGTTAATATGTCATGTGGgtcattaaaaataatacattcaGAAGTTCCCAACAGCCagacaacaaagaaaatattaagGCAACCACAGTTGAAGCTCTTGTTTGCAGAATAAATAGAAACATTGAATGCATAGACTGATGGTAGGATTGCTGCGAAACATACAATCTTGCTGCCACATACTGAGAAAAACCTAAAAGGAGAGGTAAGCTCAGACATCAAGTCATCATCAAATCCATGATGGTATGACTTTAAATAGAgtaccatttatttttttaatattgtaatgACATCAGGTACAAGAACATgattgagggggaaaaaaaataacgtAAGCATTTACACTACTGCGTTCCATTATATAAGGAGCGTGGCAGTGGAGTTCCTCCACTGCCCTGAGATGAGGAAAAATTGTCAGAATGGAATTTTTCAGGCAACATGGTGATGGAAATAGGCAAGGTGCTTTGAGAAAATGAGCACCAAGTATTCACAGCATGAATCAAAATCAGCTTGAGAAACTTTGGTAAAGACAGGCATCGTAGCATCGTAGGTAGCAGCTAAGACATTTGTGTGAACGCtgtcaatttcttcttcttacaTGAGCTTTTATAAACAGATCATACCCATGAAAAGTACATCTGAAAATAGTTCtatttatacagtacatcaacAGTCACAGTAATCCTTCCCTCCAACATTAGTCCAGTTTGAGTATAGTTTAATGAGTCTTTGAAAGGGTTTCACTATGAGCAAGACTGTCCTCTTCACACATTTTCTAGTCGTCTTTCCTCACAGGAACACTCCTCCATCTCTTTGTCCTCCTGTCTTTCAGTGATTCATCCCCTTTCTTTCCCATGTCACCCACCCAAGTGGTGGTTATAAGATCCCAGTAATGTTTCTGGTCATTGCCCAAGCTGGGAACTCAGTCAGGTTGAAGAGGGGGACGCCCCATGTAGTGATGGCCAACATCACCACCGCCACGCCAATCAGGTTCACCCCAAAGCCTGCCTTCACCTGGAGAGGAGGACGAGATGGAaaggaaaatgacaaaatcCTCATCCTTCTAATTAGACAATAATTTGACATATTGTGCTATTGAAGCTTTGGATGTTGCAGGTGCAGGTGGGactttacatgtgtgtgtgcgtgagtgtgtgtgtgtatgcctgtATGTGTCATACCATGTCCCTGATCTGCACATGGCCATAACTGAAGACAATAGCATTTGGGGGGTTCCCCACTGGAAGCATgactccaaatgacacacacatggtGGCAGGAATCAAAGTGTGGAGGGGGTTGGTGTGCAGCGTCTCTGACTAGAGGCAGgtgaaggagagacagagggtAAATATTAAAGAAGGTGAGGCAGGGGGGAGGCAGTGACAGGTTATATGAAAGGAAGGGTGGAGGAATGATGGGTATAAAGGGATGAGCACTGGGAACGGGAGGGGGCAGAAGTCACATTAGCCTTTTGACATGTGTATCTGCACTATGAAGAAAAAATGGAACGGAATTATGATGTATTTGTCCAGATTACAATAAGGATGTATACACAggattttctttacatttcattcatatttttccTTGTATGCACTCCACTGAGCTCCATTCTAGttaatatattttgtttctttaaggGGATTAAATGCTAGACTCCTAAAGTCTCGTCATTACATCGACCTTATCAAACATGAAAGTGGCTTCAATCTTCTTATCCAACAGCAACAATGAAATCACTCaactaataattatttaaaatctgaTATAACCAAAGACTTAGgtaaacatttctttatttaagtCACTGGaccttttgttttttagcaCAATGCGCTGTCATTGGTGGAGGCATCAGCCACATTTAAATACAAGCTTTATCCAAAGTTCGTCACAACAGTAGTCATGACAGTGCTCTGTTCTCCTGTTCGGTTTGTcccggctgtgtgtgtgtgtgtgtgtgtgtgtgagcgaagTGTGTGTCGTACCAGCGCTGACAGGATGGGCAGGAAGACAGTGAGAGTTGCTGGATTGGAGGCAAACTCTGTGACGGCTGACACCAGTAGACAGGCCAGCAGGGTGACGGCCCAGGGAGGAAGACCGCTCATGGGCTCCAGCTGTTGGCCGATCCACACCGACAAGCCCGAtacctacacaaacacacacacacacacacacacacacacacacacacacacacacacacacacacacacacacacacacacacacacacacacacacaaacacacacacacacacacataaattcaAACATACCCCAAATGTCTACCTGAACCTTTACAATGACTAAAATGTGGATATACGTATAAACATGATGATTGATTAACAATGTTAGTCAAGAGTGTATTAATAATTTCCCATATTAGTACagtacaataaaattaaataaattgtgtTGTCAGGTATTGGCtttgtctatatatatatatatatatatatatatatatatatatatatatatatatatatatatatatatatatatatatataaaaatcatataatgatgacatttaaatataagaaTCAAAACTTCTCTTCTAAAAGTTATGAGGTCATTTCTCCcggtgtttttccagtatttattcggtatgtaatgcctgagcagtggatatgtacaattccctccgggattattaaagtagtaagtaagtaagtaagtaagtaagtatgtatctatctatctatctatctatctatctatctatctatctatctatctatctatctatctatctatctatctatctatctatctatctatctatctatctatctatctatctatctatctatctatctatctatgtatctatctatctatctgtctatctgtctgtctgtctgtctgtctgtctgtctgtctgtctgtctgtctgtctgtctgtctgtctgtctgtctgtctgtctgtctatctatctatctatctatatctatatctatctatctatctatctatctatctatctatctatctatctatctatctatctatctatctatctatctatctatctatctatctatctatctgagaTTCATTTTGAAGACAACAGATGCCTACTAACATTTTTGAGCATCCGGTACTAAACACACCAAAACAAA encodes:
- the coa6 gene encoding cytochrome c oxidase assembly factor 6 homolog — its product is MSAPSSAERKACWDTRDQLWKCLDDNHDNAESCEKFQKKFEAACPAQWVKYFAKRRDFLKYQERMQKEGFTIADGPKQPT